CTACCCATTAAGGAAAGCTTTCACAGCACTTTTGCTAGCAGGTGTCAGCTGGTCTGGCAGTAAGAAGTTTACTAGATCTCCTAGCTATTTCCTTCATATATTCATGACTTATCATTGATTTTGAGCAGTTCTAAAATGAAGATATATTTGAAATTCGTATCTGGTAGCTCCCTCCTTTCCCTCCCTTTCTCTGCTTCTTCTACCTTGTGtctctcttcttctttctcatttctttttttttccccgCAATTCTCTGCTACTGCAACAGCTTTTGCTAGTATATCTAATGCAGAAAATGAACCAAAAGATGAATAGGTGATTCATATGAAGGAAGAGGAGAAATGTGAATGGAAACACCTCAAACATGACGCTAACTATTTCTCCACTGTCATGCACAATGTCGTACTCTCCACATCTTATTCTGTTATTAATCTCTTTAAGGTGCTGACTGATTCTTTCTTCATCAAGAGTGTCCAACACCTCAAGAAGAGGACCAATGGAACTTGAGTCGTATTCTGTACTATAAAGCTCTTGGGCTTGATGGTATTGACATATGCATTGAGTGCACTGGCGCATTTCCCTAGATGTTCTGTCCAATAGGAGCTTTAGAGGAGAATCACTGCGATCATCCTTAAAATAATTATAGAAAGTTTCCAGAAGAGGTCCCATCAGGTCCCAGGAACCACACCAAATATGATTTTCTTCCGGCAAAAAGATCAAGTAGTTGAATGCATCTGAAAACCTGCATACAAAAAGGAAAACTGACTTAATTAAATTGGAAAGTATACAAACAATTGTTTTCTTTGTTTTAAAATGGAAGTTTGGCATGGTCTCCCTCTTTCGCTAGTTTAGCAAATGTGGACACGTATAAGTTACGAGGAACGAGAATTGGGagcaagaaaaaaagaagaagatgatgaagaagCAAACCATTCTTCTTTGAGCAGGCGGAAACGATGTCGCTTGAGAAGGTCTACAGATGCAATGTCGTCGTCGTCTTCGATGCCCCTCCATCGGTCCAACAGCTCTCTCCTTGTGACCACTTTCTTCGACATTCTCCCGATACCTTCGGCTGTCATAGCCCACCTTCAATTGTTAGGGTTTTCCAATGTTTGAAGCCGTGTAGTTTATAACTAAGTAAAATCTCCGCGATTTTGCTCACTGTGAGGGTACGAAAGAAAAGTATCCCGCCTGCCTGGCTTCGTATGACCCAAGCGGCAAAGGAAGAGCAATTGTGCAAAACACTCTTGATGCATCAGTAAACAAAAAactttaaattaaaattttaacaaAAAGTTAAGAGATGAGATGCCGTAACAGTGAATTGTTGGATCCTATATGGTTATAAAATTGCTATGGACTTTTAGGGAGTGCACATCAACATATTTTCCAATTAATGCTTACTGAAATAATTCAATTATCATGCTTCAAACATATCTTTACTGAAACAATTCATTTAAATGAATTGCAGatcttttcaaatttatttttaattttatgtatTTTATATAAGAGGTCTTTATTTTTTATACacaataaatttgaaaataacaCATAAGAGATTTGAATGTTCATTTCTTCTATTCAAATTATAAGTGGCCATAGTCATTTCCTCTTAAAAGTTTGTCGTGTATAATGGTCAGACATTTATTCAAATTATGTCATACGTGAGATACCTAATCATGTTAGTCATGTAATTGTCAATTTATTGTCCACAAATTCGACATACATGTGGTATATTTACTTCTCTAGTATAAAGTATATTTGTATACATACTacctttttttaaatatttttttagagaATTGCATCAAATTATAATCCACCACACTACGTTGCTCAAGTCATGTTTTAGAGCGCATATGTTATGTTCTTAGTCGTTAACTAACtacacgtgcggcacttgacaatttgctcacgatcttgcacaacttgctcacgttcttgctatgccaagtcacccttactacactcaagatcgctaatgtcacgacccaaatcgagaaactgtgacgagtgcccgagtgcTACAtatcgaacacccttaagcatatgtctaagatataaatatgaaataagtgtagggCATGCCTAACGTCTGGAAATAAACTATTGATTCATATGAACAGCATACGTGGGAAAATATGCCcgaaagacatatatacatatatatatatatatatagtagggcgagccgactaggccacatagttttcaactatacatgactgtctacagacctctaacagaGTATACAACTGTATAGAGGACGGGACTGGggcccgtcatacccatatgtatacaaaagtatcgtaccaaaactcaatagcagctccggatcaaatggagcacaccaactctcgatgagcaaggatcctaagatgggggaccgtcagcctgtctacctgcacctgcggcatgaaacgcagccccccaggcaataggggtgtcagtacgaataatgtaccgagtatgtaaggcataaaaattagtatataatatacatgaaagaaacatggagtaaatgactcaacctgtaagtctgaatagatctgtgaattatgaaacatttataatgtcatgcatatgtatataaatatcatatcatgcataggtatatgcgtacataacatcataaaGCCTCTcaggacatcccatcatatcatctcagcctatgtgggcgaaatcataaatGTATTCTAGCTGATCAggcggtggtgcgtatataacgccataacctttccccataccccatatacatatactatacgcatatataacgccatctggtcatgggtcaatatacatgtataaatggatgcaatgcataaGTAAGTCAATGatatctctcggaatgtcatgagacccatgaacagacaataTGAAAGtgggacatatggggaatccaaAACATAGGAACCCCTAatacttctataaatagagtcatttatgaaagttcaaCGTTTacacgtttcgtttgtatcatatggatcatgccaaaagaaaagaatagatagccttaacatacctcaagtcgtcaatgcaactcaacaacaagcttatgacaactagcgcgccaacactataacaaagaaatatgtttacaacttagatggcggtggtatatcacgtatctcaaatgataactcgattctaaaataaaacgggcataATTTCCCCTTATTTCACTGCTCCCTCAAgactactataggcgagatacaaacataatacaatcagcaactcaaaaacaacttaactacaattcgggacattcaatacaacaaaaaccccaaatataccataacatacccaatcaataagttatcaattaacGTGAAATTGCAACAAcgagcgaccagcctactaccctagCATATGTGGCATTTCTCCGCgcccttcatccttccaaactccataaatcagcagcacaataggccaacacgagtggactataaaataatccactaaaagtgaaataaatcgaactcacgactttcgatcaccgtcccgtgagttctaaatattagaaaataaatttatcaaccttccttgataatTAAATACTTAAATATAGAAATTAaacattttattaactattaaatacattccaaaactcaaactacaaaggcgatatagcgatacttacgtcgtagggatcgttctgatgttatcgcttctcgatttcgtgcCGAGATGTTAATACTCTTTGaaacactattagagagctcaaggacagGTTTTATGGTGTTCTCTGATCAGGATCTATGTAGAAATAAAGAGAGAGGTGAGTTAagacatatatatcaacttttgaaaagtcaaagaggtgctagcttggcactcTCTCATTCGCCCAttttccgacgcttatatctttttatccggatatcgtatgaacgaacggttaagagcattggaaactacattccaagaccttaaatttggtatataatatgtcccaaaaagacctcatatataatacgaaatttatttctcaaaaagctttgttacaaggcaaatccttagtcggtttttccgcaacttaaatctgatttttcccaaactttatattttttatccaaacataatatatagtcatattatgtatttaaaattatttaaatcatgattaaaaagtctcatatttattatatgtcaccttgggacgcacagggtgtaacaatctttCCCCCTtataaacattcgtcctcgaatgttaaactcccagagatCTATAGAAATTTTTAGTAGAGTCTCCTCTAtaacggtactactaccaacctgtcAGACAGAAAACCCAACAACACAAAGCCAAagagggccacaatcatcaataacaccaatggccttacatgaccaatgacaataacttaCATAAGAATCAAATAACATATATGTACCTAAATACTATGATGTCTCAGTCCGATCCTCCTATGGaagcggaaacaagtgaggatacctagacttcatgtcttcttcagtttcccaagtcatctcctccacattcttgttcctccaaagtactttaactgaagtTAGGTCCTTAGttaatgggagcttcctcatgtGATAGTTATTCTATGACCTAAACATCGTCAAATGGAATGACTTTAGAAGGATCTATAATACACttgcggagcatagacacgtaaAAAACTGAATGTAGTGACTCCGAGTTGGAaagcaagtctaactcatatgctacttggcctactctgcgtatgatcttataaggtctaatgtaccgagggctaagatttcccttcttaccgaatctcataacgcctttcatcggtgatacctttaggaatacccagtcatctacctaaaactccaagtctcgtcgtcgattatatgcataggacttctgacgactctgagctactaatagcctttcccgtataagcttaatcttctcaagtgcatgttgtaccaactctggtcctactaacttagtttccccaacctcgaaccatccaATAGGTGACCTACACCTCTGTCCATAAAGTGATTCACATGGAACCATCTAGATGCTTGAATGATAGCTATttttatatgcgaactcaataagtggaagatgatcatcccagctacccctgaagtccatcacacaagcccgtagcatatccttcaGTATTTGAATAGTACGTTTTACCTGACCATATGTATGGGGATAAAAtgatgtactaagacttacttgagtccccaatcctttttggaaggacctccagaaattagttgtaaactgagcacctctatctgatataatagatatagggacaccacgAAGTCGTATTATCTcattaatgtaaagccttgcataatcatCTGCTGAATACGTAGTCATGACAGGAAGAAAATgggttgattttgtaagtctGTCAACAATAACctatatagaatcgaacttacgttgggtacggggtaagcctatgatgaaatctatattaatcacttcccatttccaagccggaatctctatagcctgcaataatccaacGGGTTTctaatgctcaatcttaacctgctgacaattagggcactgagcaacaaactatgctatatccttctttattctgtcccaccagtatattccccctGATATCATGGTACATATTTgtcgctcctggatgaatagaataatgagcttctcccataacgtGCTGGCGCAATCctgccatattaggaacacataatcgacctcgatatctgaggaatCCTtcttctgtaatctcaaatggtgtattctccttttgaggggatgcatctctataatgagctagcataggatcatcatactggcactccttcacttcagttactaaagaggatgttatTGTGTCCTCaatagtaactctggtatcacctaAGTCcaataatcgaactccaagactagctagctgatgaaacTCATGGGCTATCCTACACTTCTCtagctgtaaatatgacaggctacccatagatctacggatGAGGGCGTcgactactacattcgccttccctggatggtataaaatatcaacatcatagtctttcagtagctccaaccatctcctttggcgtaaattcaattcattttgcttgaagatatattgaaggctcttatgatatgtatagatatcaacatgaatgccatacaaatagtgcctccacatctttagtgtaTGAATCACCGcgactaactctaaatcgtgggtcaggtaattcttctcgtgctttcttagttgtctaaaAACATAAGCTACAATcttaccatgttgcatcagtacacaacccaatccaatgacCGAAGCGAcataatagatagcataaccatcggtacCCTCTGGGTGTgtcagaaccggtgctgaagtcaatctatccttcaatgcctggaaactccgctcacaagcatcagtccactgaaacttagttgccttctgagtcaactttgtcaatggtgctgaaagagaagaaaaaccctctacaaatctcctgtaataacctgccaaacccaggaagctacgaacctccgtcggtgtcgtaggtctaggccaagtcttcactgccttaatcttctgtgtatcaacccgaataccctcacctgaaataatatgtctaaggaaagctacagaattcaaccagaattcacatttggagaattttgcgtacaacttcctttcttgtagaactATGAGCACAGTATGCAAATGATttgcatgctcatcctctgaacgagaataaactaaaatatcatctataaatacaatcacgaacataTATAGAAAGTGTCTAaacacggttcatcaagtccatgaatactgctggggcattggtcaaaccgaacgacataacacgaaactcaaagtgcccgtatatggtcctgaatgctgtcttcgggatatctttatctctaacccttacctgatggtaccctgacctcaagtctatcttcgagaaacacctggcaccctgcaactatcaaataaatcatcaatcctcgggagcgggtacttattcttgattgtcgccttattcaactgtctgtaatcaatacacatccgcaaggaaccatctttctttctcacaaataacacaagTGCTCCCCACAGTGATATACTGGGTCTGATAAAGTGCCATTATATAAGGAGGAATAAATATTGGttgagtatctggtaatgtgtcaatagcaaactcaatctccctctCTGGTGAaaggcctggaagctcatcgggaaattCATTAACCACCGGGATAGATTGAAGAGTcggtgactctgctttcacatcctatacctgaactaagtgataaatatatccctttctgatcatcttcttTGCCTTGAGATAAGGctagcaagtgggccggtccaggcccgggaccgcgggccaaacggctaaacgggccaggactgtttggtccggttttagcgggcctggtccggtctcgtgggccggtcctatgatttgggcctgtcaggcccgggaccggttggcccgccagggcccgggaccggcccggtcccttagcgggcctagcgggcccaacggctttttttatttttttatttttttaaaaaaaatagccgttgggctgtcaaaaatagacgttggctatttatgaaatagccatttaacccctcaactttgttttaatcccaaactttttgtaattacactttttccctattttcaactataagtaccccatcattattttattttttcttacaaaatcatcaatctatcacaatctctctctaatttacttctataattgctactattgcttactttattgttataatttgtgaaacaattgtgaagttggtgaattgaagtcttcaacgataatcaatttccaacaagttattcatcaattcggtaaactcgttccaactcttaagttttaatattataattttgtttgttttatttactttgcttgattaattaagatggcttattccttaaaaatatgtttagtaaaaataagaaaaaatcgaatagtggtgaatctagtggcaaatatgttcctcctccacttcccccggctccccgacccaaacatgttacccgtcctacacctcctattcttgatagcgataatagtttattacaatttaccgagagtcaattttgccataatattgcacccggtgaataattaaaccatgaatatatgaatgctctttatggtaatccaactattgatgaaaatgatgatgaagaaatagattttgatgaaacgcaaccggatgatgatacacccactagtcctgctcctgaagttaacccaactaataataatctagatgatcccccgtctgaccctcctattagtgcccctactttttttagacaacctcctaaacgggcagaaacatctcttgtttggcaattttttactcaactaagagaaaaaaaatagggctaactgtaaaacttgtggcaaagagttagtttttcaatatgttggaagtcggggggggaGCGGGGGGGAaggaaagtttgactagacacatattgctacaccctcaagataaagctagatattttcgtatgaaagatTTGAcagaggggacaagtgcacctagtcaggctgaccttagtaccgggtcaaatcaatttcaaccaggaattaacactgttaccggtggtattttatattatgatccaaaaaaagatcgggaagaatcggcaaaaatggtcactgttatgtgcttaccctataattttccttctaacccccactttgtgcattatattagaaaaatttataatcctacttataaaggttttcctcgcacaaccgtaaagagtgatatttataaatataaatatgaatatgaataatatttgcgctatttatttactcatataaattatcgtcttGCTATTACAATTGATAtcggtagaagtggtaatgactatgattaccttactgttaccggtcattggattgatgagcattggataatgcaaaagcgcattattgcttatagaataattaattcacgtcacacatggcagtttatttctagcacgattgcggatatttgtagatatttttgcattagtgataaaataatgtcagtttcaatggataatgctactagtaacacaaatgttgtagccttgcttaccactatactaagtcctgcatttagtaacatttttcatgttagatgtatttgtcatatttaccatttaattgtgggtgatggtatgcgaattttaaatgttgaaattgaaaaggttaaaatggctcttaattggcttttttattcaaaccgtagaagtagacttagagaatattttaaaagatgcgatgaatttggcctaagagaaagaaaggttcctaaaccttgtccaactagatggaattacatgtatgaaagtttagttgttgcatatgaatatagaaaccccataaactcaacgtttaatgctcatgtaagtgatgatgatgagcaccttacaaatgcaaattgggctaatgttaaaatacttgtaaattttttagaaaaattccatattgctataaataaattttctgggcaatattatcctactatttctaactgtttagtttatattgcagaacttgcaaatttgtttgatcatttttcagagggtggggaaatttatcaacttgctattgattccatgagaaaaagtttaaaaaatattttttccatattccccctatttatggtatagCTGCATTATTAAATCCTattatgaaattaggaggtcctcaattttggtatgaaactgtttataatggtttatcacttgaagatgaggagttgtcttaacttccgaacgcaatagcctcaattaaaataaatgttcaaattatttataatgcttatcaagttgcattagatcatgctagaccaaatgttccaactccttcttcttctagttctcaatcatctaaaagaactgcgggagtaagagcacttagtgcttggacagggttcaggggttctcaaggttctagtactagtaatttttcacaactaaatgagcttgaaatttatttgtcacagggaattgaggaagtgaatcccgacggctcctttaatattttggaatggtggaaggacaaagaaaaacactttcccattatttcaaggatggcccgggatattttaactattcaagcttcaacagtggcatcagagagcgctttcagtcaagcaagacttcaactcggtgattatagagcgtatATGAgagagagcttggaaaaatcagtacttttcagagattggatccgttcggaaagaagaaattttggacttgctgaatcacaaccagaggtagacgaaacttacgaagaaatgctagctgaacttgcggaggatgatgcttcacctggaagcggtgatgagcaagcttcatttccgccaccaccaacggaaattcctccggaccttgaaggatttatgaaatttgtaagagataccatataaattaatatgtaacttgtattttggcacatcttgattagtttttttttcttctcaatggtgatattagcaccttgttgtgctcattccataggggggaggaagactaagaaagatattgccatggtttttaatgctataataaaaataaaacgcattgatttgaatatctctttacaatatttttgtctttttatatatcttaagctatacatatagtataatatagtatagtatagtatatatatataagcttatatttatactatactatagtctatactatatatacatctcttaagatatataagctatattcgatatacatatatatataagcctatatatataccatcgaatacggcttatatactataatatagtatagtatagtatagtatagtatagtatatatactatatatacatcttaagatgtatatatattattattaagtaATACCTGTATATTATTAAAAGTAATActtgtattattaggtaaaacaaaaggtgcttaaggagggtaaatggctttagtaatattgccactcccgtctttataagatctttctaaaacttttataaaaagtggtaaatatgtggttataaaccaacgaacaaaattcataatttgattatgtaaaacacaagttttataaaattcttgagaaatattgttcAAATCctctataagtatcaaaaaaccaagtttcaaactggttccatttatcactgaaatttttttttgaatataacctcAAGCTTGTGACCcgggactaaaatcaatttggtatGGAATCATTTAAACACCATTTAGTTCAAAATCCATCTCGGACGccgaaggaatatccttatcagaaatattatcactatcctgGACAATATTTGTCTGGGGGTTAATCTTAACCTTTTCAACATGTTTAACCCTTTCAACTggtttatcacctactttagtagaaattgtgtgtaaagatacaacacgatttctagctggtccatagactggttcaacaggagaaatgtgttgaatatcaggcaacagtctatgattggtaaaggaatgtctattataattagaactaatagtaggcaacagtctattattgaaaaatgactgtctactataagtgaAACTATTgtcgtcaaactgaatgcaaatcctaccatccggattttgagtaatatgagaatactcagtattactgacagcatcagttatctgactgggggatatgaccgaatccaaagtccatgtagttggaaaattaatttcctcccacttaataggtctcctcgtggtgaccttagactttgcaaaattcgttttCACTAAAATAGTCTGATTatatgtatcatataatttacatctggggtttaacgtagatagcaatttaaaataaatcctatatgataaacatatcagttcagaaccaggcgcataattataaccatgcgttttcacatttaatgttaatgcatcTAGTATATTAATATCAGATGAAGATAATTGCatattgggttgagtattaaaatatactgggccgtaggcaacagtagattcaatagaacccattagAGACTGTCTGAAATTCAGATTTCTAGCATCTCTAAGAGCGGCTAAAaacgtctctggtaaccctttaagggttaatggTTTAAAAGcaatttgtaccataccaatatgcaaataattatactggtatttataaacatctacatcatgcttgtttaacaaacgaatagtctgttcagacgaattcaAAGCCAAAGATTGCTCggttgtttagaagagagtttatcaaatcatccataatcatagattgttctaatagggactttaggaatagtccatttgtttaaTAAATCAagattttgaggtatatctacatcttccaatctagtatttttcatactagtttctcctaaatccatatttcagaaacatatctatgtcgaatattttatatctatcttatatataccattttaacaggatcaagtggcgggcggtaatccgctatgccttctcaattaaactaaaacagaaatcaccgtttgaccgggaactggacttgtttcacacctctCATCTGACATTTATATGTCTGGAAGGTTTCCACCtattaaagatttctattttaacatacttgagaattcttaatctagctaattcagtacccttatatttaaagactggctataatccgcacaatcagtaaggatataagaattgaaatatacttgaattttatatatagtttaatgactgtatggaaggttaaaacctttactcaagcaaggggtctgtcgtaatataatacatacttttattgagcacatgtgtctagcagttctaaccgtgaaagaagatgcccttttaactcctttattgGGCTGAGGTTCATggctggctagacgaagccactaaggcaaagccaataagagcagtgttatattagactgtaccaaccat
This is a stretch of genomic DNA from Nicotiana tomentosiformis unplaced genomic scaffold, ASM39032v3 Un00008, whole genome shotgun sequence. It encodes these proteins:
- the LOC138903819 gene encoding uncharacterized protein — protein: MGSLSYLQLEKCRIAHEFHQLASLGVRLLDLGDTRVTIEDTITSSLVTEVKECQYDDPMLAHYRDASPQKENTPFEITEEGFLRYRGRLCVPNMAGLRQHVMGEAHYSIHPGATNMYHDIRGNILVGQNKEGYSIVCCSVP